Proteins co-encoded in one Leptolyngbya boryana PCC 6306 genomic window:
- a CDS encoding MFS transporter has protein sequence MSRRLFVLLFCLFVVMIGFGVTLPVLPFYARHLDRTVGVSRETMALHITLLSSIYAFMQLIFAPFWGQQADRIGRRPLMLLGIAGSAISQILFGFATSLWTLYVVRAIGGLLSSATLPAATAYVTDVTTDRDRNRGMAWLGSAVSLGIITGPALGGLTTREDLHFTLGFIDIKIENYAPPFFLSAVFMFFALLAAVKWLPESLPSTVSSVSSRNVEMKWKNLDSKLKLLLALTLISQFGLAIFEGTFALYAQEKLGYGPTQTGFAFMVCGAVMAVFQAIAVNLLSRRINIIAQLALGFGLMGLGIVLLLLVRILPFVLGAVGLLALGMALVAPNLSALISKRGGQHVGAVLGIQNAASSLGQVGGPMLGGMLFAWQASAPFAIAGVFLMSIGLVVGWKERMRHH, from the coding sequence ATGAGTAGAAGATTATTTGTTCTATTGTTCTGTCTGTTTGTCGTGATGATTGGCTTCGGAGTGACGTTGCCAGTTCTTCCCTTCTATGCCAGACATTTAGACAGAACAGTGGGAGTTTCTCGCGAAACAATGGCGCTTCACATTACGCTGCTATCAAGTATTTATGCTTTTATGCAGTTAATTTTTGCTCCGTTTTGGGGGCAGCAAGCGGATCGGATTGGAAGACGACCGTTGATGTTGCTGGGAATTGCAGGGTCTGCGATCTCACAAATTCTATTTGGTTTTGCAACATCGTTGTGGACACTATACGTTGTAAGAGCCATTGGAGGTCTTTTATCATCAGCAACATTGCCTGCTGCAACAGCTTATGTCACTGACGTAACGACTGATCGCGATCGCAACCGAGGCATGGCATGGCTGGGAAGTGCAGTAAGTCTTGGAATTATTACAGGACCAGCTTTGGGAGGATTGACAACTCGCGAAGACTTGCACTTTACACTAGGATTCATCGACATCAAAATCGAAAACTATGCACCTCCGTTCTTTTTATCCGCAGTTTTCATGTTCTTTGCGCTGCTTGCCGCCGTAAAATGGTTGCCGGAATCGTTGCCTTCAACTGTCTCCTCCGTTTCTAGTCGCAATGTGGAAATGAAATGGAAAAATCTTGATAGCAAACTAAAGCTGTTACTTGCTTTAACCTTAATTTCACAGTTTGGACTCGCAATATTTGAAGGAACCTTTGCACTTTATGCCCAGGAAAAATTAGGCTATGGTCCAACGCAAACTGGATTCGCTTTTATGGTTTGTGGGGCAGTTATGGCAGTATTTCAAGCGATCGCCGTTAATCTTTTATCGCGAAGAATTAACATTATTGCTCAACTTGCATTAGGCTTTGGTTTAATGGGGTTAGGCATCGTGTTACTGCTGCTCGTCCGAATCCTGCCATTCGTTCTAGGGGCTGTGGGTTTACTAGCCTTGGGTATGGCGTTAGTTGCTCCGAATCTTTCAGCTTTAATCTCTAAACGCGGAGGTCAGCACGTCGGAGCGGTACTCGGAATTCAGAACGCGGCAAGTAGTCTGGGGCAGGTGGGAGGTCCGATGTTAGGGGGAATGCTATTTGCATGGCAGGCAAGCGCACCGTTCGCGATCGCAGGCGTTTTTCTGATGAGCATCGGTCTGGTTGTGGGTTGGAAAGAAAGAATGAGACACCATTAA
- a CDS encoding iron uptake porin, which yields MVQKTFIDLTRVGSIVFGATLTLVSSSFAAEVAPPQLNPNEPEAIVENSTDALETVSQYSEGMTSNSLSQVTSVSQLSDVRPTDWAFQALQSLVERYGCIAGYPDRTYRGNRALTRYEFAAGLNACLDRVNELIAAATADLVKKEDLATLQKLQEEFSAELATLRGRVDALEARTTTLEKQQFSTTTKLAGEAIFALADAFGDRAANGTDLNANTVLANRVRLSLNTSFNGRDLLFTRLNAGNIPNLAGVTGTNMTRLSYESGVNNQLGIDKLYYRFPVNEKLTAYVGTTGLESAVDLIFPLNRAFESTGTGAISRFGRFNPIYRQAVGAGAGLTYNFSNSASLSLAYLASDATASDPSVGRGVFSGPYGAIAQLTLRPTQALGINLLYINSYNRLNVGVGSTFANSPFGSGIAASANSFGAEVSFRLSPRFILGGEVGWVLANAESSSALVARGSDATIFNWAATLSLPDLGKKGNLAGLVIGQQPKVIRSDIAAREDADTSLHLEAFYRLALTDKISVTPGVIVITNPEHNSSNDTIYVGTIRTTFRF from the coding sequence ATGGTGCAAAAGACTTTCATAGACTTAACTAGAGTTGGATCAATTGTTTTTGGTGCAACGTTGACATTGGTAAGCAGTAGCTTCGCTGCTGAGGTTGCTCCGCCTCAACTGAATCCGAACGAACCAGAAGCGATCGTAGAAAACTCTACTGACGCGCTCGAAACTGTTTCTCAATACTCCGAAGGGATGACTAGCAATTCCCTCAGTCAAGTTACTTCGGTGTCTCAGCTATCTGATGTTCGTCCAACCGATTGGGCATTCCAAGCATTGCAATCCCTAGTCGAGCGGTATGGTTGTATCGCAGGGTATCCCGACCGAACCTATCGCGGCAATCGTGCTTTAACACGCTATGAGTTTGCGGCAGGTTTGAATGCTTGTCTCGATCGTGTCAATGAATTAATTGCTGCGGCTACGGCTGATTTAGTCAAAAAAGAAGATTTAGCAACTCTCCAGAAACTGCAAGAAGAATTTTCGGCTGAACTGGCAACATTACGAGGTCGTGTAGATGCCCTAGAAGCACGGACGACAACTTTGGAAAAACAGCAGTTCTCTACGACTACGAAGTTGGCAGGGGAAGCAATTTTCGCTTTAGCAGACGCATTTGGAGATAGAGCCGCTAATGGTACCGATTTGAATGCAAATACGGTTCTCGCAAATCGAGTTCGTCTTTCTCTCAATACCAGCTTTAATGGTCGGGATTTGTTGTTCACTCGTCTGAATGCAGGAAATATTCCTAACCTTGCTGGTGTCACGGGCACTAATATGACCCGATTGAGCTATGAATCCGGTGTCAATAATCAGCTGGGCATCGATAAACTTTACTATCGTTTCCCAGTAAATGAGAAATTGACTGCCTACGTGGGAACAACTGGGCTTGAATCAGCAGTCGATTTGATTTTCCCTTTGAATCGGGCTTTTGAGAGTACTGGGACAGGTGCTATTTCCCGGTTTGGACGCTTTAATCCAATTTATCGGCAAGCAGTGGGTGCAGGTGCAGGTTTAACCTACAATTTCAGCAACTCTGCATCATTATCATTGGCGTATCTTGCGAGTGATGCAACAGCGAGCGATCCGAGTGTCGGTCGTGGAGTATTCAGCGGTCCCTATGGCGCGATCGCTCAACTTACGCTACGACCCACACAAGCACTGGGCATCAATCTACTTTATATCAACTCCTACAATCGTCTTAATGTAGGTGTCGGAAGCACCTTTGCGAATTCTCCATTTGGCAGTGGGATCGCAGCGTCTGCCAATTCTTTCGGGGCAGAAGTCAGTTTCCGCCTCAGTCCTCGATTCATTTTAGGCGGTGAAGTCGGTTGGGTTCTTGCAAACGCCGAATCTTCCTCTGCGCTAGTGGCACGAGGCAGTGATGCAACCATTTTCAACTGGGCTGCGACCTTGTCGTTACCCGACTTAGGGAAGAAAGGGAATTTAGCTGGCTTGGTGATTGGTCAACAGCCTAAAGTCATTCGCAGTGACATTGCTGCTCGTGAAGATGCCGATACCTCATTGCATCTAGAAGCATTCTATCGACTGGCGCTGACAGACAAGATTTCCGTCACTCCTGGCGTGATTGTGATTACAAACCCAGAGCACAATTCAAGCAATGACACCATTTATGTGGGCACCATCCGAACCACATTCAGATTTTAA
- a CDS encoding ABC transporter permease: MLVKVLRHFISSSFLALAIKEIQQILQNKEIVVLLTIAPILQIMLYGFALNPDINKIDLGIVDYANVPESRELVSSLTENQVFVAKQFSPSQEELGQQVRKGNVTIGLVIPPEFKRQLTQNKSADLQLLVDGVDANTAGIASGYMLRIIQQYGRQLLPTSTPPLVRPAHTFLYNPGLISSWFFVPGVIGISITLVSSLVSALTVIREKDTGTLEQLLMTPAAIWEILVAKIVPLFVLLMGTMLLALGIARLVFGLPVRGNFPLLLLLSGLYLFVGIGIGIMLATIARNQQQVVLTAFFINIPLIQLSGAIAPVESMPPFFRALSWLNPLRHFVQILRGILLKGIGLEMLWLHVLALMLFAAIFLAVSIGQFRKQLS; this comes from the coding sequence ATGTTAGTTAAAGTTCTCCGTCACTTCATCTCCAGTTCCTTTCTGGCGCTTGCTATCAAGGAAATTCAGCAAATTCTTCAAAATAAGGAGATTGTTGTCCTGTTGACGATCGCGCCAATTCTGCAAATCATGCTCTACGGCTTTGCCCTGAATCCCGATATCAACAAGATCGATTTAGGCATTGTCGATTATGCTAATGTGCCCGAAAGTCGAGAACTAGTTTCCTCGTTAACCGAGAATCAGGTGTTTGTGGCAAAACAATTCTCACCGAGTCAAGAAGAACTGGGTCAACAGGTACGAAAGGGGAATGTAACGATTGGGTTGGTCATTCCACCAGAGTTTAAACGGCAGTTGACTCAGAATAAATCAGCAGATTTACAACTCCTAGTAGATGGAGTTGATGCAAACACGGCTGGCATTGCGAGTGGATATATGCTTCGCATCATTCAGCAGTATGGTCGCCAACTATTGCCCACTTCAACGCCACCTTTGGTACGTCCTGCCCATACGTTTCTATATAATCCTGGTTTAATCAGCAGTTGGTTCTTTGTGCCAGGTGTAATCGGCATCTCAATCACACTTGTTAGTTCCCTAGTTTCTGCACTGACTGTGATCCGTGAGAAGGATACTGGAACGCTGGAACAGTTGCTCATGACTCCAGCCGCAATATGGGAGATCTTGGTTGCAAAAATTGTACCGCTATTTGTGTTGCTAATGGGAACGATGCTGCTGGCATTAGGGATAGCTCGGTTAGTGTTCGGCTTACCCGTGCGAGGCAATTTCCCCTTACTTTTGCTGCTTTCGGGTTTGTATTTATTTGTCGGAATTGGAATCGGAATTATGCTGGCAACGATTGCCCGAAATCAGCAGCAAGTTGTGTTGACGGCATTTTTTATCAATATTCCATTAATTCAGCTTTCGGGCGCGATCGCTCCGGTGGAAAGTATGCCACCCTTCTTTCGCGCTCTATCTTGGCTCAATCCTCTCAGGCACTTCGTGCAGATTCTCCGAGGCATTCTACTCAAAGGGATCGGGTTAGAGATGCTTTGGCTTCATGTGTTGGCATTAATGCTCTTTGCGGCTATTTTCTTAGCAGTGAGTATTGGACAATTTCGGAAGCAGCTTTCTTAA
- the ftsH gene encoding ATP-dependent zinc metalloprotease FtsH, translated as MPVEKDGSSKTPNPQHFGSSLLMLLSFLLLFHFVVMPGLRRPSTEVLYSQFRKDVKDGKVAKAEIGQDQIQYILKADLPKTQQPQSDGASPTPNKVYVTTPIPNDQSLPKLLEDSNVEFGAIPPDRGNFFTTLLGWIIPPLIFVSIWAFVLNRAQAGAGAALTVGKSKARIYSEGNTGVTFADVAGIDEAKEELEEIVDFLKDSAKYTRVGAKIPKGVLLVGAPGTGKTLLAKAVAGEASVPFFSISGSEFIELFVGVGAARVRDMFEQAKKQAPCIVFIDELDALGKSRAAAGSPLGGNDEREQTLNQLLTEMDGFEANTGVIILAATNRPEVLDPALRRPGRFDRQVVINRPDKQGREAILRVHAKAIQLAEDVDLSVIATRTPGFAGADLANLVNEAALLAARQNRISVTMADFNEAIERVIAGLQKKSRVLNEVEKKTVAYHEAGHAIVGALMPGAGKVEKISIVPRGVGALGYTLQLPEEDRFLMAEDEIRGRIATLLAGRASEEIVIGKISTGASDDIQKATDLAERVVTLYGMSEKLGPVALERVQQQFLDGVVNPRRPVSPAVSEVIDQEVKAIVDRAHQMALDILTANRELLEDMTYQLLQQEVLEGSLLHEYLSNVQSPTHLETWLRTGQLASITE; from the coding sequence ATGCCTGTTGAGAAAGACGGAAGTTCCAAAACACCGAACCCACAACACTTTGGCAGTAGCTTATTGATGTTACTCTCTTTCCTGCTGCTGTTTCATTTTGTGGTGATGCCAGGTCTACGCCGTCCATCAACAGAAGTTCTCTACAGTCAATTTCGCAAAGACGTAAAAGACGGAAAGGTTGCCAAAGCTGAGATTGGACAAGACCAAATTCAGTACATTCTCAAAGCTGATTTACCCAAAACCCAACAACCGCAGTCCGATGGTGCGTCACCCACTCCGAATAAAGTCTATGTCACAACTCCCATTCCTAACGATCAAAGTTTGCCAAAACTGCTCGAAGATAGCAATGTAGAATTTGGGGCAATCCCGCCCGATCGCGGCAATTTCTTCACTACACTGCTTGGTTGGATCATTCCACCCCTAATTTTCGTTAGCATTTGGGCATTTGTTCTCAACCGCGCTCAAGCGGGAGCCGGGGCAGCATTGACCGTTGGTAAAAGTAAAGCCCGCATCTATTCTGAAGGGAATACAGGCGTGACGTTTGCAGATGTCGCGGGGATTGATGAAGCGAAGGAAGAACTGGAAGAAATTGTTGATTTTCTCAAAGACTCTGCCAAATACACTCGTGTTGGAGCAAAAATTCCCAAAGGTGTCTTGCTAGTCGGTGCGCCAGGAACTGGGAAAACACTATTGGCGAAAGCCGTTGCTGGAGAAGCCAGTGTTCCATTTTTTAGCATTTCTGGCTCTGAATTTATTGAACTCTTTGTGGGTGTGGGCGCGGCGCGGGTGAGAGATATGTTTGAGCAGGCAAAGAAACAAGCCCCTTGTATCGTGTTTATCGATGAATTGGATGCCTTGGGTAAATCTAGAGCTGCTGCTGGTTCGCCATTGGGTGGCAATGATGAGCGGGAACAAACTCTCAATCAATTGTTAACAGAGATGGATGGATTTGAGGCAAATACAGGGGTAATTATTCTCGCAGCCACCAATCGACCGGAAGTGCTTGATCCAGCCCTTCGCCGTCCAGGTCGATTTGATCGTCAAGTCGTCATCAATCGCCCAGATAAGCAGGGACGAGAAGCGATTCTGAGAGTTCATGCTAAAGCAATTCAACTAGCAGAGGATGTCGATTTAAGTGTTATTGCGACTCGTACACCCGGATTTGCAGGAGCCGATTTAGCAAATCTAGTGAACGAAGCAGCGTTACTGGCAGCCCGTCAGAACCGCATTTCAGTGACGATGGCAGATTTTAATGAAGCGATCGAGCGCGTCATTGCAGGTTTGCAAAAGAAATCTCGCGTGCTTAATGAAGTTGAAAAGAAAACTGTTGCCTATCATGAAGCAGGTCACGCGATCGTAGGAGCGTTAATGCCTGGAGCGGGCAAAGTGGAGAAAATTTCGATTGTGCCGCGAGGGGTTGGGGCATTGGGGTATACGCTGCAATTACCCGAAGAGGACCGTTTTTTAATGGCAGAAGACGAGATTCGCGGTCGCATTGCCACACTGCTAGCCGGACGAGCTTCGGAAGAAATTGTGATTGGCAAAATTTCTACGGGAGCGAGTGACGATATTCAAAAGGCAACGGATCTAGCAGAGCGAGTTGTTACGCTGTACGGCATGAGCGAGAAATTGGGACCTGTGGCATTAGAGAGAGTGCAACAGCAGTTTCTAGATGGTGTTGTTAATCCTCGTCGCCCGGTGAGTCCTGCGGTTTCGGAAGTGATTGACCAAGAGGTGAAAGCGATCGTCGATCGCGCTCATCAAATGGCGTTAGATATTCTGACCGCAAATCGAGAGTTGCTAGAGGATATGACCTATCAGTTGCTTCAGCAAGAAGTTTTGGAAGGAAGCCTTCTTCACGAATATCTTTCTAACGTACAATCTCCAACCCACTTAGAAACTTGGTTACGCACAGGTCAGCTTGCTAGTATCACTGAATAA
- a CDS encoding FAD-dependent oxidoreductase yields the protein MRIAVIGGGASGMATAYLLDKQGYHVTVFERQPMLGGHIRTLNKNVKPNQSECNEVLESGPLEFPTAFHNFVALMQELDVKLVPVDIGSELFPKNGGHFLSEVAIQKNFTGIQRLIEYLRFDSIYVRSAGLWLKTRFADMKDFYDQPLSRYLKNDSTGSLWLKLLTMYSYSTPFDQIDNFPAELAIPMLRDYLAVNWLRVEGGVYSYIEKILERFRGKVWLNVEIANISRSSDSVKIERSNGETQEFDKVVFATPPDQVIALLADPTDAEIKRFSAWKANYATTIVHTDTSMYDKQGIRYPTEFDFFQTDTRWGYNGCLNQLCGIPSSPQHHFLSFQLEEIIAKDRIIHIQQHHTPLYTTESFRYRDEVVATNGENHTYHVGAYLGDGLHEGAITSAFRVAELIG from the coding sequence ATGAGAATTGCTGTCATTGGAGGCGGCGCTAGTGGCATGGCTACAGCCTACCTGCTTGATAAACAAGGGTATCATGTCACGGTGTTTGAGCGGCAACCCATGTTAGGAGGACATATTCGGACACTGAACAAAAACGTGAAGCCAAACCAATCCGAGTGCAATGAAGTTTTGGAAAGTGGTCCACTCGAATTTCCTACCGCATTTCACAACTTCGTTGCTCTGATGCAAGAACTAGACGTGAAACTAGTACCCGTTGACATCGGTTCAGAATTGTTTCCTAAAAATGGAGGTCATTTTCTATCTGAAGTTGCTATCCAGAAAAACTTCACTGGCATCCAACGCTTAATCGAGTATCTTCGATTCGATAGCATCTATGTTCGTTCCGCCGGATTATGGCTAAAAACACGATTCGCGGACATGAAAGATTTCTACGACCAACCACTATCTCGTTATCTAAAGAACGACAGTACTGGCAGCCTGTGGCTTAAGTTGTTAACAATGTACAGTTACTCAACACCGTTCGATCAGATCGACAATTTTCCAGCAGAACTGGCAATTCCAATGTTACGCGATTACCTTGCAGTCAACTGGCTCAGGGTCGAAGGTGGAGTATATTCATACATTGAAAAAATTCTAGAGCGCTTTCGTGGGAAAGTTTGGCTGAACGTGGAGATTGCCAATATTTCCAGAAGCTCAGATAGTGTGAAAATTGAGCGATCGAATGGCGAAACGCAGGAGTTTGATAAAGTTGTGTTTGCCACACCGCCTGATCAAGTGATAGCTCTTCTAGCTGATCCAACTGATGCTGAAATTAAGCGCTTCTCAGCTTGGAAAGCGAATTATGCAACCACGATCGTTCATACAGATACTTCCATGTATGACAAACAGGGGATTCGATACCCCACAGAATTTGATTTCTTCCAAACAGACACCCGCTGGGGCTATAACGGTTGCTTAAATCAGCTTTGCGGTATCCCGTCGTCACCACAGCACCATTTCCTATCGTTTCAATTGGAGGAGATAATTGCTAAAGATCGCATCATTCACATTCAGCAACATCACACGCCGTTGTATACGACTGAATCTTTTCGATACCGAGATGAAGTTGTCGCTACCAATGGAGAGAACCATACATATCATGTAGGAGCCTATCTGGGAGACGGCTTGCATGAAGGAGCGATTACATCTGCCTTTCGAGTCGCTGAACTCATTGGTTAA
- a CDS encoding phytoene desaturase family protein, with protein MRPDYLIVGSGLSALVLGALMANSGKIVQILEAHEHPGGFGHTFTMAKTYQFNAQLHYVWDCGEGQTVNRVLKKLGLDQDVTFERYDPDGFDHMRMPGYALDIPSEPEELIQRLSTLFPTHRDRIRQFINEVEKTGAGLKKLAPPLRPIELLKHSSEVGCATQYVNSTLQDVFDKFQLPQAAQTLLALQWLDFLLPPNQLSFYAWVALFRGYQAGAFYPTQHFEHFINSLVQVIESHGGQVLLNHEVTNFKVIDQTVIGVEAIDLTTHQTCEFTGAIVICNMDPKKAAKMIGEEKFSKKVRRKLNYEYSASNYMAYCVVKDLDLRDYGFGKWNLSHTGHQDLNEAFAQMYERHDFSNPSFAITTPTLLTEAHRDCPEDCQIVEFLTVANYDYFKQLRERDRTAYNRKKQEILDSILDVVEEQYVPNFRKHMVFHVTGSPTTNERFCWCPNGNSYGSSLTPRNMGLGRLNHESSLKHFYFCNASSGYPGFAPTVWTGALLYQRLSGDAILSNN; from the coding sequence ATGAGACCGGATTACCTCATTGTCGGCAGTGGTTTATCAGCATTAGTCTTAGGTGCGTTGATGGCAAACTCCGGCAAGATTGTGCAAATTCTTGAAGCCCATGAACATCCAGGGGGCTTTGGGCACACCTTTACAATGGCGAAAACGTATCAGTTTAATGCTCAACTTCACTATGTTTGGGATTGCGGCGAAGGGCAAACTGTAAATCGGGTACTTAAAAAACTAGGTCTAGATCAAGACGTAACCTTTGAACGGTATGACCCAGATGGTTTTGACCATATGCGGATGCCGGGGTATGCGTTGGACATTCCTTCGGAACCGGAAGAATTAATCCAGCGATTATCAACACTCTTTCCTACCCATCGCGATCGCATTCGCCAATTTATCAACGAAGTCGAAAAGACAGGGGCAGGCTTGAAAAAACTCGCTCCTCCACTCCGACCGATTGAACTGCTTAAACATTCAAGTGAAGTCGGTTGCGCCACTCAGTATGTCAACAGCACCCTTCAAGACGTATTCGACAAGTTTCAGCTACCACAAGCTGCCCAAACCTTGTTAGCACTGCAATGGCTCGATTTTTTACTGCCGCCCAATCAACTCTCATTCTATGCCTGGGTTGCTTTGTTCAGAGGGTATCAAGCAGGTGCATTTTACCCAACCCAACATTTTGAACACTTCATCAATTCGTTAGTTCAAGTGATTGAATCACACGGGGGGCAAGTCTTGCTCAACCATGAGGTCACGAATTTTAAGGTCATAGACCAAACGGTTATAGGTGTTGAAGCGATCGATTTAACGACGCATCAAACCTGTGAATTTACAGGAGCCATCGTGATCTGCAATATGGACCCCAAAAAAGCCGCCAAAATGATCGGTGAGGAGAAGTTTTCCAAGAAAGTGCGTCGCAAACTTAATTACGAGTATTCTGCATCTAACTATATGGCTTACTGCGTGGTCAAAGACCTTGATCTTCGAGACTATGGATTTGGTAAGTGGAATCTCTCGCATACAGGTCACCAAGATTTGAACGAAGCCTTTGCTCAGATGTATGAGCGCCATGATTTCTCCAATCCTAGTTTTGCGATCACAACGCCCACCTTACTGACCGAGGCACATCGAGATTGTCCAGAGGATTGTCAAATTGTCGAATTCCTGACCGTTGCTAACTACGACTACTTTAAGCAATTACGAGAACGCGATCGTACAGCCTATAACCGGAAAAAACAGGAAATTTTGGATTCAATTCTAGATGTCGTGGAAGAGCAGTATGTACCGAATTTTAGGAAGCATATGGTTTTTCATGTGACGGGCAGCCCTACTACCAATGAACGCTTTTGTTGGTGCCCCAATGGAAATTCCTACGGTTCCAGTCTAACCCCACGCAATATGGGTTTAGGGCGCTTAAATCATGAATCCTCATTGAAGCATTTTTACTTTTGCAATGCGTCATCAGGATATCCGGGCTTTGCTCCCACCGTTTGGACAGGAGCATTACTCTATCAACGGTTATCCGGTGACGCAATCTTGAGCAACAACTAA
- a CDS encoding class I SAM-dependent methyltransferase, whose protein sequence is MKAILLNTTVLITLLLVIGLWWRGAVRLRFLPCPPWLSSFLENPYMDAVAGSSLILDRLNLAPGMKILDVGCGPGRISIPAAERVLPNGEVVALDGQPAMLKEVEKRIAVKNLTNVRTLFSRIDQSELEQNTFDRALLVTVLGEIPDREAALQHIFAALKPGGLLSITEVIPDPHYQFYGTVRRLAEAAGFQFDRYYGNWFAFTVNFIKPDQI, encoded by the coding sequence ATGAAAGCGATTTTGTTAAATACGACAGTTCTAATCACGCTATTACTGGTGATTGGTCTTTGGTGGCGGGGAGCCGTGCGCTTGCGCTTTTTACCTTGCCCGCCCTGGCTAAGTAGTTTTTTAGAAAATCCATATATGGATGCTGTTGCTGGCAGTTCACTGATTCTAGACCGTCTCAACCTGGCTCCCGGCATGAAAATCCTAGATGTGGGATGTGGACCAGGTCGTATCAGTATTCCTGCGGCTGAGAGAGTTTTACCCAATGGTGAAGTCGTTGCACTGGATGGTCAGCCAGCAATGCTGAAAGAAGTGGAAAAACGGATCGCTGTAAAGAACTTGACCAACGTTCGGACGCTCTTTAGCCGAATTGATCAGAGTGAACTTGAGCAGAATACATTCGATCGTGCATTGCTAGTAACTGTCTTAGGTGAAATTCCTGATCGCGAGGCAGCACTCCAACACATATTTGCTGCTCTGAAACCGGGTGGCTTGCTTTCCATAACAGAGGTCATTCCAGACCCTCACTATCAATTCTATGGAACTGTACGCCGTTTAGCTGAAGCTGCGGGATTTCAGTTCGATCGATATTATGGCAACTGGTTCGCTTTTACAGTGAACTTTATAAAGCCCGACCAAATATAA
- a CDS encoding four-helix bundle copper-binding protein: protein MTTATVNDCIQDCLECLRECEVCATACLTGEMSAMMAECVRLCHDCADLCDICARLMMRGSSVHQEACLACAKACELCAQECEKHSDHAVHCKTCAEACRQCAASCRAMAQAA, encoded by the coding sequence ATGACAACTGCAACTGTGAATGATTGCATCCAGGACTGCCTAGAATGTTTACGAGAATGCGAAGTTTGCGCGACTGCCTGCTTGACCGGAGAGATGTCAGCAATGATGGCAGAGTGTGTTCGCCTCTGTCACGACTGCGCTGATTTGTGCGACATTTGCGCTCGGCTGATGATGCGCGGCTCTAGTGTCCATCAGGAAGCTTGTCTTGCCTGTGCAAAAGCCTGTGAACTCTGTGCTCAAGAATGTGAAAAACATAGTGATCATGCAGTTCACTGTAAAACCTGTGCAGAAGCTTGCCGCCAATGTGCCGCAAGTTGCCGAGCAATGGCACAGGCAGCTTAA
- a CDS encoding ABC transporter permease has translation MKRIWSQCLKELAQFRRDRLTVALAFLLPLISLLILSFAIRLEVKNIPLVVQDLDNTPLSHSYIERIFATNQFTATQWPGGDPAIHALDHGFAKAVVTIPPDFSRQIQSGRGSDIQVLIDGTDTNNARVIQNSIHATTTFFLASAGLETTSNPLKPRLRLWFNPGRKESLYIVPGVFGFLLWVFPGILAAMAMVREKEKGNIVQVYASSMTATELLIGKGFAYLLVGLGEALVLMLIGSFIFQLGFAGDPLPLLIGTPLYIGTSVMFGLLIGSRAKDLIATIQAISLIGFMTALLLSGFIYPVKNIPFPLVHLADIVPARYFIQISRDAFVRGTGWLGIWFSMVMLAVLGLLFFLIANRALHKMQLPD, from the coding sequence ATGAAACGAATTTGGAGCCAGTGCCTCAAAGAATTAGCCCAATTCCGTCGCGATCGCCTCACCGTCGCGTTGGCTTTTCTGTTGCCCCTAATCTCGTTGCTGATTCTCAGTTTCGCCATTCGGCTAGAGGTCAAAAACATTCCTCTAGTGGTTCAAGATTTGGACAACACTCCCCTCAGCCACAGCTACATTGAGCGCATCTTCGCAACGAATCAATTCACAGCGACACAATGGCCCGGAGGCGACCCCGCAATTCACGCCTTAGATCATGGCTTTGCCAAAGCGGTTGTGACCATTCCCCCAGACTTCAGCCGTCAGATTCAATCGGGTCGTGGCAGCGATATTCAGGTTTTGATCGATGGTACGGACACTAATAACGCCAGAGTGATCCAAAATAGCATTCACGCTACCACAACGTTCTTTCTGGCTAGTGCTGGGTTAGAAACTACAAGTAATCCGCTTAAACCCCGTCTTCGTCTTTGGTTTAATCCAGGGCGCAAAGAATCGCTCTACATTGTACCAGGAGTTTTTGGGTTTCTTCTCTGGGTGTTTCCCGGTATCCTAGCAGCAATGGCAATGGTGCGCGAGAAAGAAAAAGGGAACATTGTTCAGGTCTATGCCTCCAGCATGACTGCCACCGAACTCTTGATTGGTAAAGGATTCGCTTACCTTTTGGTAGGTCTTGGTGAAGCGCTGGTTTTGATGCTCATTGGCTCGTTCATTTTTCAACTAGGATTTGCTGGAGATCCATTGCCGCTTTTGATTGGCACTCCTCTTTATATAGGAACTAGCGTGATGTTTGGTCTACTGATCGGATCACGGGCAAAAGATTTAATCGCAACAATTCAGGCGATTTCCTTAATTGGCTTCATGACCGCATTGTTGTTGTCTGGCTTCATCTATCCAGTCAAAAACATTCCCTTTCCGCTAGTTCACCTCGCTGACATTGTTCCAGCCCGTTACTTCATTCAAATCAGCCGTGATGCCTTTGTGCGCGGAACTGGATGGCTCGGTATTTGGTTCTCAATGGTAATGCTTGCTGTTTTGGGATTGCTTTTCTTCTTGATTGCAAACCGAGCTTTGCATAAGATGCAGTTACCAGATTAA